A stretch of the Lactuca sativa cultivar Salinas chromosome 9, Lsat_Salinas_v11, whole genome shotgun sequence genome encodes the following:
- the LOC111921659 gene encoding uncharacterized protein LOC111921659, with product MGFNSIQKCAAALRYLGYGIAFDASDEYLKVSEWTAIECVDWFSACVYEVFHEEYLRKPTQRDIERLYSAHEERHGFPGMLGSLDCTHVAWEKYQTAWHGQFTRGDIGEPTIILEVVASQDLWIWHAFFGVAGSNNDLNVLGQSPLFNNIWTSKAPDMTFTVNGHTYKYGYYLGDGIYPNYSTLMKAYSVPQSEKAKFFTKKQELARKDIERAFGVLKQT from the coding sequence ATGGGTTTTAATAGTATACAAAAATGTGCGGCTGCTCTTAGGTATTTGGGATACGGTATAGCATTTGATGCATCTGATGAATACTTGAAAGTATCCGAGTGGACCGCAATCGAATGTGTAGATTGGTTTTCTGCATGTGTTTATGAGGTTTTTCACGAAGAATATTTGCGTAAACCTACTCAACGTGATATTGAGAGATTATATTCGGCTCATGAAGAGAGGCATGGATTTCCTGGTATGCTTGGCAGTCTAGATTGTACGCATGTGGCTTGGGAAAAATATCAAACTGCATGGCATGGTCAGTTCACTCGAGGAGATATAGGTGAACCAACTATCATCCTAGAAGTTGTTGCATCTCAAGATTTGTGGATATGGCATGCCTTTTTTGGAGTAGCGGGGTCTAACAACGACCTTAATGTTCTTGGTCAGTCTCCACTTTTCAATAATATTTGGACCAGCAAAGCACCTGATATGACGTTCACGGTAAACGGGCACACATACAAATACGGTTACTACCTTGGTGATGGGATATACCCGAATTATTCCACATTGATGAAGGCATACTCGGTTCCTCAAAGTGAAAAAGCaaaattttttacaaaaaaacagGAATTGGCGAGAAAGGATATCGAGAGGGCATTTGGAGTCCTTAAGCAAACATGA